From Ipomoea triloba cultivar NCNSP0323 chromosome 5, ASM357664v1, the proteins below share one genomic window:
- the LOC116020753 gene encoding sulfite exporter TauE/SafE family protein 4, with protein MAATMGFVVYLLAASCVAVLSVFYLQSHHANGSYGPPAYISSTIKLASSSQFPPPLRSESTVWPELKFSWRSVLATMIGFLGSACGTVGGVGGGGIFVPMLTLIVGFDTKSAAAISKCMIMGASASSVWYNLRVPHPCRDVPIIDYDLALIFQPMLMLGITIGVALSVVFPYWLITVLIIILFIGTSSRSAFRGIEMWKEETKMKRAEAERQAIANSHGELSINTEYEPLVPKEERTGLTLMMFNLNLKKVSILFLAWISFLLLQILKNDIVACSPSYWVLNLLQFPVALVLFGYECAKLYKESKSRRLAGNQELICEAAIDWTVTNLAFCALCGIIGGTVGGLLGSGGGFILGPLLLEFGVIPQVASATATFVMMYSSSLSVVEFYLLKRFPMPYALYLTSVSVLAGFWGQFLVRKIVAILKRASIIVFILSGVIFASALTMGVIGIEKSVSMIQNHEFMGFLDFCTSQQ; from the exons TTAAACTTGCATCGTCGTCGCAATTCCCTCCTCCTCTTCGATCTGAATCCACCGTTTGGCCG GAGTTGAAGTTTAGTTGGCGGAGTGTTCTGGCAACCATGATAGGATTCCTGGGATCCGCGTGCGGCACCGTGGGCGGAGTGGGCGGCGGCGGCATCTTCGTCCCTATGCTCACTTTGATAGTCGGATTTGATACCAAGTCTGCCGCTGCCATTTCCAAAT GCATGATAATGGGGGCATCAGCATCATCGGTTTGGTACAACCTTAGAGTGCCGCATCCATGCAGAGATGTGCCAATAATTGACTATGATTTGGCCCTCATCTTCCAACCCATGCTTATGTTAGGCATCACCATTGGTGTGGCTCTCAGTGTCGTCTTCCCCTATTGGCTCATAACTGTCCTTATCATCATTCTATTCatag GGACTTCTTCAAGGTCAGCTTTCAGAGGGATTGAAATGTGGAAAGAGGAAACTAAAATGAAG aGAGCTGAGGCTGAGCGTCAAGCTATAGCCAATTCACATGGTGAAC TTTCCATTAATACTGAATATGAGCCACTGGTCCCTAAGGAAGAGAGAACAGGATTG ACACTTATGATGTTCAACCTGAATTTGAAGAAAgtttctattctattccttgcatGGATTTCCTTTCTGCTCCTTCAAATCTTAAAG AATGATATTGTAGCTTGTAGTCCGTCGTACTGGGTGCTCAACTTATTACAG TTTCCTGTTGCACTAGTACTGTTTGGATACGAATGCGCCAAACTTTACAAAGAAAGCAAGAGCAGGAGGCTTGCAGGGAACCAAGAACTGATTTGCGAGGCCGCCATTGATTGGACTGTCACTAACCTTGCGTTTTGTGCCCTTTGCGGCATCATAGGTGGAACCGTTGGCGGCTTGCTGGGTTCTGGTGGCGGTTTCATCCTCGGCCCTCTCCTTCTCGAGTTTGGCGTAATTCCCCAG GTTGCCAGCGCGACAGCAACGTTTGTGATGATGTACTCGTCGTCACTATCGGTTGTtgagttttatcttctaaagAGATTCCCCATGCCTTATG CTTTATACCTCACGAGCGTGTCGGTTCTGGCGGGCTTCTGGGGTCAGTTTTTGGTCAGAAAAATCGTCGCAATCTTAAAGAGGGCGTCAATCATTGTGTTCATCCTCTCTGGCGTTATTTTCGCCAGCGCTCTCACGATGG GGGTTATCGGGATAGAGAAGAGTGTGAGCATGATACAGAATCACGAGTTCATGGGGTTTTTGGATTTCTGTACCAGCCAGCAATGA